AGGGAGGCCGTAGAGCAGGCGCCGCCGTGCATGGCACGACGGTCAGAGGGATGTTCAGTCTCGGTTGGAAGAAGGGGGTGTTCCGGCGGGAGGGCCCGCCGGAACACCGGGGTTGCGCTGAGGGTCACTCCCACAGCGGAAGGATCGCGATCACGGCCACCACGAGGAACGCGATGAACGCGACAGACTTCATGAGGCGGGCGAAGCCAGCCATCCTCGACTTCGGGTCGGCCGGGGTGAAGACGGGGCTGACCTTGTCGAGGGCCTTGCCGGCCGCGACCCCGACCAGGAGGGCCCCACCCATGCGGAGAAGCGGGCCGTCGGACCCCACCTGGACCACGAGGACCATGAGTACCGCGATGATGGCGGCGCGGTTCGCCAGCTGCTTGCTGTTCTGCCGTGCTGCCACGAAAGCCAGCAGGCCGACAACGATGAGTGTGTAGAGCATTTCTTGCCCCTCTTGGTTGTAGTAACGCCTCGAAGGCGTCTTCTCTGACGCACGCCTCGAAGACGTGCGTTGGGGAAGACCGTCATGGTTTCACCGCCAACGGCAACTGGGACGTTCGTATCCGCAGGTGTAACCCTCGGTGGTCGCGTGCCGTCCGGCCACAGGGGGGCCTGGGGGCGCCCCCGCGCCCGGTAGCGCCGGGCAACGCCTCGATGGCCCTCGCGATCAGTCGTCGAGGGCCTTGCGCATGCTCTGTGGAGCGCCATCCCGCTGCCGGGGCTGCTGGTCGACCTGATCGAAGAGCAGAAGACCCCGACGTCGTGGCAGATCATCGGGATGTCCTGGATCAGAGTGATCGGGGCGGGAGCGCCCATGCTCCGGCCGCCGCCCGAGGCTCGTTTCGGGGTGAGAAGGGTGCAGCTCCTCCCCCGGAGGGGAGGAGCTGCTGGTGCTGCGACCGCGCGCCTTCGCAGGTTCGCTACCGGCGCGGGTCTGTCTCGACCGTCAGGCGCGGTCCGGCCGCGGCTGCCCCGGCGGGATCCTCGTGGGGAGTTCCTCCGGCGGGGTGGTGAACGTGTTGGACATGGGCCCTCCTGGGTTGTCCGATTGCTACCGCTCTGGCAGCTCACCACGGACAGTTCGCGGGAGCGCGCCATGCGCAATGTGGACGTCGGCAGCCGGAGGGGCATGCCGGCTTCGGCGGTGGCGCGGGGGCGGACTCGGGGCGCCGGTGCTCAGCCGGCGCGGGTTCCCGAGGCGACGAAGAACGGGATGGCGACGAAGAGGCGGTCGGCGCGCGCCCTGGCGGCCTGGTCCTCGAACCAGGCGCCTTCGCCTCCTATGCCGCCGAGCACCGGGAGGACGGCGGCGTCCGTCCACACGATCGTGTGGACGTCGACGGTGACGTCGGTGAACCCGTTGTCCAGCAGGAGGTTCCGGTAGCGGCGGGCGACCCGCGGGTTCGGCGTGGCGTCCGCGCGGGAGTGGACGAGCGAACGGGTGAGTTCGGGATCGTCGGAGTCGATGACGAACGTGTCCCAGTCCTGGCCGATGAGGACCGCGCGGCCGTTGGCGGCCAGGACCCGGCGGGCCTCCGCGACGGCCCGCTCGGGCTCGGCGAGGGCATGCAGGATCTTGTCGGCGCGGTAACCGGTGACGGAGCCGTCGTCCAGGGGCAGCGCGGTGGCGTCGGCGACGTGGAACTCGCCCGCGGGCCAGCGTTCGGCGGCGACCTCGATCATGGCGGGGTCCAGGTCGGCGCCGATGGCCCGTGCCCCGCGGGCGGCCAGCTCGCCGACGGCGCGGCCGCTCCCGCAGCCCACGTCGACCACGGCGGGGCCCAGCCCTTCGTAGGTGTGTTCTCGCAGTTCACGGGCCTGGGGGAGGTCGTCGAAGGCGTCGAGGACGGTGAGCAGCTTGGACATGGCCGTCATTGTGCGACTTAATGTCGACATGAAGTCAATCGGCGAGGTGGCGGGGCAGTTCGGGCTGCCGGCGCACGTCCTGCGGTACTGGGAGGCCGAGGGGCTGCTGGCGCCGGCCCGCGCGGGCGACCGCCGCCGCTACACCGACGCCGACGTGCACCGGGTGGCGGCGATCCTGGTCGCGAAGGAAGCGGGTTTCGGGCTCGCGGACATCCGGACGATGCTGGCCGCCCGGTCCACGTCGGCGCGCCACGAGGTGACGGTCCGGCACCGCGAGATGCTGCTGGTGCGGATCGCCCGTGCGCAGGCCGCGCTCGACATGATCGAGGGCGAATGCCCACATGACGACATCATGACGTGCCCGCGTTTCCAGGGACTCCTGGCTGATCGACTGCGGTCGTCTCCCGTGCCGGGCCCGGATCGTCGCAGCCCGGACCAGACCGCCGAGGGCGCCTCCGGGGCCGGCGGCGCGCACGCGCCGACATAGCCGGCCGCTCAGGGGCGGAACAGCAGAAAGCTCCTGGCGGCCAGGGTGTGCGCACACCCGGCCGTCCAGGAGCTTCCGATGATCACTTTGTGCGGGCCGTGTTCGGCCTGTGAAATCAGCCCGCGTGATCTGCGTTCGTCACCATGGCGCCGGCTCCGTCGCCTGGGTCGGCCCCGGTGCGGTGGCTTCCCAATGCCGGCGAATGGAGCGGCGGCTCACGGTGAGGTCTCGCTTCGGCCCGGCAGGCTCAGCCGCCGACCTTCCACTTGTAGGCGCCGTTCCTGTAGCCGCGGAGGATGATGTACGGCTTGTAGGTGTGGCGGTTCCCCGTGTAGTAGAACGCGCCCTGGGCGTAGGTCGTCACGTAGGCCCAGTTGCTGGGGTGGGTGGCCTTCTTCACGGCCCAGCCCTTCCACACCCACTTGTACTTGTTGTAGGTGTAGGCCTTGAGGTTGGCCCGGTAGGAGCGGACGGAGTAGCCGTTGTAGCACCAGTAGAGGCGGCTGGTCACCGCGATGATCCACTTGCCGTTGGAGGCCTTCCGGCCACGGGTGTACTGGATGGTGCGGCAGTACGTAGCCGCCTGGACCGAGGCCTTCTCCTTGGCGGTCAGTGGCTGGCCCATGCTCTGGGCCTCGGAGATGAGCTGCTTCTTGGAGATCGGCTGCTGGCTGGTGCTGGTCACCTCCTTGCCGAGCTTGTCGGCGGGCTTGGTCTCCGCCGCCTGCGCGGCCGGGCCCGCGGCGAGGACTCCGGCGGCCAGGGCGCCGGAGAGGACGGTCACTATGGCGACACGCCGCATGTATTCCTCCATGCTTGGAAATGGGGGGAGCGTGCAAGGTACCGCAGTCTGGGACTGTGGGGTGCCGTTGCACCTTTCTCGCCTTATGTGATGCCTGTGACGGCCGTTTGGTTCCAGCTCGATCCCGAACAATCGTGGCAGTTTCCGGCCACGTTCCAGGACGTCGGCAGTACCGGGTGGCCGACGCCTGCGGGCCTGGTCACGGACGGTCGTACACCGCCAAAGGGGCGGGAAGCGATCAAGCCGAAACGGTGCCGGTATGGGCGGAATCTCCGCGACGGCCGCTTCGCCCGGGCCGATGGCGGGGTCTTCCGCGATGGCCGCGGCGGGCCGGGCGAAAGGGGTCCGGAGAACGCCCCCTCCGTCTCAGGCTGTGGCCTTACGGGTCACGACCACGAGGTAACGGCATTCGCCGGTGCCGTCGTTGACGAACTCGCGTGCCTGAGGCATGCCGAGTTCGAACGTGTCACCCGCGGTGAGGACGTGTGCGGCCGCCCCCTCGACGAGGCTCAGCCTGCCGTCCAGGACCCAGACGAGCTGGGCGATGAAGGCGTAGGACGCCGCCGGCATGGGCACCCGGGCGCCTGCGGGCAGCACGATCTCGGTGACGTCGGCGGGGAAGCCGGGCCCTGAGATCTGCCGTCGCAGGTAGCCGGTTCCGGGGTCGGTCCAGTCGGGGATGTCGGCCGCGCGCCGCACCTGGCCGGGCGCGGGGCCGTCCTCCGGCGACAGCATCTCGGTCATGCTCAGTTCCAGGGCGGCGGACAGCTTGCCGAGGAGGGCGGCGGTCGGGCTGCTCTGGCCCCGCTCGACCTTGCTGATCATCGCTCGGGACACCCCTGAGGCGTCGGCGAGCCGGGCCAGCGACCAGCCGCGCCGCGCGCGCTCCGCCTTGACGCGCCGCCCGAGGACGTTCGGTTCCTCCATCAGAGTGGACACGCCGTCACCTCGGGACCGGCCTCGGCGTCGAGCCGCAACTCCATGAAGACGCTGTTGGGGTCGTGCACGTAGTCGGCGAACGGTTCGCACGGGGTGAAGCCGTGCCGCGCGTAGAGCCGCCGGGCCGGCGCGAAGAACTCCTGGCTTCCCGTCTCCAGGAGGACCCGCCGGTGACCGCGCTCGGCCGCGACGGCCAGCAGGTGCCGGAGGATGGCCGATCCGATCCCCGCCCCCCGCGCGGCCACCGCGGTGCGCATGGACTTCAGTTCGACGTCGCCATCGCCGAGGTCCTTGAGCGCGCCGCATCCGCGCAGCTCCGGCCCCTCCCAGGCCGACCAGAACGCGATCGCCGGGCCGCGCAGCCCGTCCAGGTCCAGCGCGTGGATCGATTCGGGCGGCGATGTCGCGTACATGTCGGCCAGGTGCTCTTCCAGCAGCCGGCGGACCTCCGGCCGGCCGAGGTCGTCGAGCTCGAAGCGCAGCATCATCCAGCCTCCCCGCCATCTGATCGGCCGCCATCCAGCATAGTGGACGTTTGTCCACTATAGGAATCTACCGCCAGGAGCAAGGTCCGGAACGCCACGATGTCGCCCGCGGTGCAAGCGGACGGTTTCAGGGGGGCTTTGGGGGATAGGGAGCGAACGTGTAGTCGTGTCTGGGGGAGGGCGTTATGAGCATGCCGCACAGGGCGGTCCACCGGCTGGAGAACGCGGAGGCCTTGGACAAGGTCGCCGAACCGGTCAGTTCCGCGGTCCAACGGGCCATTCAGCCGCGCATCGTCCGCAACCTGCTCAGCGGGACCAATACGGGGCACCCGCTGCACCCGGTGCTGACGGACGTGGTGATCGGCGCGTGGAGCATGGCCGGGCTGCTGGACGTCGCCGGGGGACCCGACGCCGAACCGGCCGCCGGCCTGCTGACGGCGGCGGGAGTGGTCGCGGCCGTGCCCACCGCCCTCACCGGGCTCAACGACTGGGCCGACACCCTGGGGGCGGAGCGCCGGGTGGGGCTCGTCCACGCCGGCGCCAACACGGTGGCGCTCGCGCTGTACGCGGCGTCCCTCGGCGCGCGTTCCCGCAGGGCCAAGGCCCTGCGGTTCGCCGGCATGGCGGCGATGGGTATCAGCGCTTATCTCGGCGGTCACCTGACCTTCACCAGGGGCGTCAACGTCAACCGCACCGCGTGGCAGCAGGGCCCGGAGGAGTGGACCCCGGTGCTGGCCGCGTCCGAACTGGCCGAGGGCGAGCACCGTACGGCGGACGCGGACGGCGTCCAGATCCTGCTCTACCGGACGGCCACGAAGCTGCACGCCATCGCCGCCACCTGCACCCACCTGGGCGGCCCGCTGGGCGAGGGGACGGTCGAGAACGGCTGCGTCACCTGCCCGTGGCACGGCAGCACGTTCCGCCTCGACGACGGCGGCATCGAGCGCGGCCCGGCCAGCGCACCGCAACCGTCCTACGAGGCGCGGATCCAGAACGGACGCATCGAGGTCCGCGTCCCGCCGCCGGGCGGCCAGTCCGACATGGCCGACGAGGGCGCCCACCACCGAAGGACCCGCCGCCTCCTCGCCCGGACCCCGGCCTCGTAACCGCCCCAGCGCGATGTGCGGAGAAGCGGCGCGGCGGGTCGTCCGCATCAGGGCGGACGGCCCGCCACGAACCACTCCACTGGTCGCCTGAGAAGCCGGACCGTCCTCGCGGCCGGAAGTCATGGACGAGGAGTTTCGCCTCCGGTCCGGCGGCTACTCGGCTGGGGTGCGTGGGGTGAGGAATCCGGTGAGGGCCTGCTGGTTGCGTTGGAGGTCCTCGATGCGCGCGTTCAGCGCCGCGATCTCGTTGTCGAGGAGGTCGCGGATGTCCGCGCACCAGTCGAAGTCCGGGTTCTCGCTGCGGGTGCAGGGAAGAACCTGCCGGATCACCCCGGAGGACAGGCCCGCGTCCAGCAGGACACGGATCTTCCGCACGGTCAGCACGGCGTCGTCGCCGTAGTGGCGGTAGCCGTTCGAGGCGCGCTCGGCCTGGAGCAGGCCCTGCTCCTCGTAGTACCGCAGGAGCCGCGAGCTGACCCCCGTCCGCCGGGACAACTCCCCGATCAGCATGTCACCGTCCTCGGTTGACCTTCTCACCAGTGTGAATGCCTAACGTCGCCCTGAGAGCAATCGTTCCGCACTGCTGGAGAAGCACATGACCACCTTCGTCGTCCAACGCGATGGCCGCGCGGCGACCGCCGACGAGCTCGCGCCGCTCGCCTTCGCGGGCTATGCGCACTTCACCGCCATGCAGGTGCGCGGCGGCAAGGTCCGGGGGCTCGACCTCCATCTGAAGAGGCTGCGGTCCGCCTCGATGGAGCTGTTCGGCAGGGCGCTGCCGGACGAGCGGGTGCGGTCCTTCCTGCGCGCGGCGGTGGAGGCGGGGCCCGCGGACGTCTCGCTGACGGCCACCATGTACTCGTCTCCGGGGGAGTTCACCGCGGGCGGGGAGCGGGCGGAGCCCGAGGTGCTGGTCCGGACGGGGCCGCCCGCGTCCGGTCCGGCGGGGCCGCTGAGGCTGGCGACGGCCGAGTACGACCGGTTCCTGCCCTCCGTGAAGCACGTCGGAGAGGTCGCCAAGACCCACCTCATGCGGCGGGCCGTCCGGGACGGCTTCGACGACGCCGCCTTCGTGGACCGCCGGGGGCGTCTCAGCGAGGCGACGATCTGGAACCTGGCCTTCTGGGACGGCGACGCCGTGGTGTGGCCCGAGGCCGAGATGCTGGTCGGCACCACGATGGGCATCGTCCGCCGGCAACTGGACCGCCTCGGCGTCCCCCAGCGCGTCCGGCAGGTCACCCCCGCCGACCTGCCGGACCTGGCCGGAGCAGTGGTCATGAACTCCTGGACCCCGGGAGTCGCGGTCCACCAGATCGGCGAGACCCCCGTCCCCGAAGCCCCGCGCTTCCGGGACCTGCTCCACCAGGGATATCAGGCGGAACCCCTCAACGAGTTTTGAGACGGCCACCGGCGGAGCAGTCGGCGGAGCCCTTCAGGGTCAGCGGCTCCGGTGCCCCCGAAGCGGCCGTGGACGGCATCGCGGCCGGTCGGAGGCCCGCGAGCTGACCCGGACGACGGCGGTGGTCGGGAACGGGCGGGTTTCCGGGGGCTGCCTCCCGGACCATTTCGCTGCGTGTCCGAAATGAGACCTTTGTCGTGCATCAAGCTTCAATTGCCGGGGACAAATCGGCCCGAACGAACCAACGGCAGACCTTCGAGGAGGACCCCCAATGCCTTGGCTGATGATCCTGGTGCTCCTGCTGGCACTGATCCTGTTCGGCGTCGGCTTCACGCTCAAGATCCTGTGGGTGGTGGCCGCGATCGTCCTGATCCTGTGGCTGCTCGGCTTCGTGCTCCGCAGCGCCGGCCCGTCCGGCAAGCGCGGTCGCTGGTACCGCTGGTAACACGGAGAACGGCGCCGCCCCGTCCGGGTTCCGGACGGGGCAGCGCCGTTTCCGACGACCGGTGATTCACGCGATGTGGAGGACGGGACGGGCGGCGGACACTGTGGCCCCCTGACATCGTGGAGGTCACCGTGCGTTTCTCCCTGCGGGTTCCCTGGCGGCGGGCCGCCGCCGCGGCGACGGGAGCGGGGCTGCTCGCCGCCCTGCTGAGCGCCTCGCCGCCCGCCCTGGCCGCGGCCCCCGGGCCCGTGGTCACCGTCCCGCCGCCGGGCGCCCACGGCTTCCCGTTCCTGGCGGCGGCCGAGGATCTCGGGTCGTTCGGGTACACCGAGAACGAGTACTTCATCACCGGCACCGCGACCTCGTACGCCAAGTCGGGCCTGTGGACGTCGAACGGCCGGTGGGACGTGCGGGCGTCCGGGCAGGCCCCCTACAAGACCAGGCTCCTGGTGCGGCGCCCCTCCGACCCGGCGAAGTTCAACGGGACCGTCGTGGTCGAGTGGCTCAACGTCAGCGGTCAGCTTGAGCTCTCCCCGGACTACTGGTTCGCGCGGGACGAACTGCTGCGCAAGGGGTACGCGTGGGTCGGCGTCTCCGCGCAGTCGGTCGGCGTCAACGGCGGCCTCGGGGAGATCCGCGGGCTCAAGGGGTGGGACCCGGCACGCTACGGCGGCCTCGTCCACCCCGGGGACGCCTTCTCCTACGACATCTTCTCCCAGGCCGGGCAGGCGCTGCGAAGCCCGGACGGCCCCGACCCGCTCGGCGGGCTGGCGGTGCGGACGCTGCTGGCGGACGGGGAGTCGCAGTCCGCCGGGCTCATGACCACCTACGCCAATGCCGTCCAGCCGGTGTCGCGGGTCTACGACGGCTTCATGATCCACAGCAACGGCGCGGTCGGGGCCCCCATCAGCGGCGAGCTGTCCGACACCCTGTGGATGCCGAACCCCTCCCGCATCCGGACGGACCTGACCGTTCCCACGTTCGTGGTCCTGACCGAGACCGACGTCCCGCTGGCGGCGGCCGCGCGGCAGCCGGACACCGACCGGGTCGTGCACTGGGAGCTGGCCGGCACCTCGCACGGTGACCAGTGGGCGTACGACCTGGGTCAGCCGACGCTGAAGAAGTCGGCGGGCTCGGCCGTGCCGGAGGCGGGCTGCGCCGCCGGATCGGCCCCGTTCAACGACGGGCCCGGGCACTACTCGATGAACGCGGCGCTCCGCGGACTGGACGCGTGGGCGCGGGGCGGGGCGCGGCCGGCCGGCGGGGCGCCGCTCGACACGGTCCTGCGCGACCCGCGCACCGGGCTGGCGACCGGGGGAGTCCGGCTGCCGGACGTCACGGTGCCGACCCGGACGCTGACCGGTTTGCGTGACACCTCGGGCAGCAGCGGCGTCTTCTGCGGCCTCTACGGCGCCCGCGACCCCTGGAACGGCGGCGCCGATCCCTGGGACCGGCACGACTCGGGCGACCCGTCCGATCCGTCCCTTCCGTGGACGGCGGAGCCCGTGCTCAGCGCGCTGTACCCGACGCACGCCGACTACGTGGCCAAGGTCCGGGCGGCGGCGCAGGCGTCGGTGAGCGCCGGCCACCTGCTGCCCGAGGACGCGGCGGCGATCACCGCGGCCGCGGAGGGCTCCGGCATCGGCGGCTGACGCGCGTCGCGGCGGCCCCGTCCCGGGATTCGTCCGGGGCGGGGCCGTCCGCACATCGGACGGGCCCGGTGGGGGAAGAGAGACGGTGGAGGTGGCGAATGCCCGGAAGGTACGGTTCGCAGTACGGCCCCGACATCACGTTCCTCGGGGTGCCGCGCTGCACCTGGTCGGACCCGTCCACGTACGAGGACGCCGACGTGGTCATCATCGGTGCGCCGTTCGACGGCGGCACGTCCCACCGGCCGGGGACCCGCTTCGGCCCGCAGTACATCCGGCAGTCCTGCTACCTGCCCCACGACGGCTCGCGCCCCTCCCTGGCCCTGCGGGTGGACGGGCTCCGGGGCGACCTCACGGTCCACGACGCCGGCGACGTCGAGATGTACTCCGGGGACGCCGAGCGTTCCGTCCGATCACTTCAGGAGGTGGTGTACGCGGTCGCCCGTACCGGGACGATCCCGCTCGTCCTCGGCGGCGACCACACGATCGCGTGGCCCGACGCCGCCGGCGTGGCCGAGCATCTGGGCGCCGGGCGGGTCTCGATGGTCCACTTCGACGCGCACGCCGACACGGGCGACGTGAACCTCGGCTCGCTGGTCGGGCACGGGCAGCCGATGCGGCGGCTGATCGAGTCCGGGGCGGTGCGCGGCGACCGGTTCCTGCAGCTGGGCCTGCGCGGGTACTGGCCGGGTCCCGAGACGCTGGAGTGGATGGCCGCGCAGGGCATGCGCTCCTACGAGATGTCCGAGATCGTCGCCCGCGGCCTGGACGAGTGCCTGACGGAGGCGTTCGCGACCGCCACCGACGAGTGCGACGGAGTGTTCCTGTCGGTCGACATCGACGTGTGCGACCCGGGCCACGCCCCCGGCACCGGCACACCCGAGCCCGGCGGGCTGACCGGGCGCGAGCTACTGGACGCGGTCCGGCGCGTCACCTACGAGCTGCCGGTCGCCGGGGTCGACGTCGTGGAGGTCTCCCCGCCCTACGACAACGCCGACATCACCTCGGCCCTGGCCAACCGCGTCGTGCTGGAGGCGCTGTCGGGCATCGCGCGCCGCCGCCGCGACCTGCGCGACGGGACCGAGTGGGACCCGCGCCGCCCCCTGCTCGACGGGCGCTAGCGCCGGGCGGGAGGTCAGCGGCGGGCGAGGAGCCGCTCGTCCGGCGCGGCCCTGTAGGGCAGCCTGTAGTAGGCGAAGAGCTCGGGTTCGGCTTCGGCGAACAGCTCGCCGTTGGTGTCGATCCCCGGAGCGCCCTTGACCTGTTTCTTGTCGTGCGCGACGCGGAGGTGGTCCGGGCCCAGCGTGCATCCGGCCAGCGGCACGAAGACCAGGCGCTGCCGGGTCGGCAGGCCCACCCGGACCGTGGCGAAGGACGGCTGGTCGGTGAGCGTGTCGACGTAGACGGCCTCCAGGGGCCCGATCTTGCTCCCGGACGGGTCGATCACGTCCCGGCCGCGCCATTGGCGGATGTCCTCGATCTCGAACATGTCCTGTCCAACCGTAGGTTCTCTGAGGTATCTGCCCAGCTCACAGCGGATGTACCGGGAGTCACGGGTGACCG
The sequence above is a segment of the Actinomadura coerulea genome. Coding sequences within it:
- a CDS encoding methyltransferase domain-containing protein, translated to MSKLLTVLDAFDDLPQARELREHTYEGLGPAVVDVGCGSGRAVGELAARGARAIGADLDPAMIEVAAERWPAGEFHVADATALPLDDGSVTGYRADKILHALAEPERAVAEARRVLAANGRAVLIGQDWDTFVIDSDDPELTRSLVHSRADATPNPRVARRYRNLLLDNGFTDVTVDVHTIVWTDAAVLPVLGGIGGEGAWFEDQAARARADRLFVAIPFFVASGTRAG
- a CDS encoding MerR family transcriptional regulator; this encodes MKSIGEVAGQFGLPAHVLRYWEAEGLLAPARAGDRRRYTDADVHRVAAILVAKEAGFGLADIRTMLAARSTSARHEVTVRHREMLLVRIARAQAALDMIEGECPHDDIMTCPRFQGLLADRLRSSPVPGPDRRSPDQTAEGASGAGGAHAPT
- a CDS encoding helix-turn-helix domain-containing protein, with product MSTLMEEPNVLGRRVKAERARRGWSLARLADASGVSRAMISKVERGQSSPTAALLGKLSAALELSMTEMLSPEDGPAPGQVRRAADIPDWTDPGTGYLRRQISGPGFPADVTEIVLPAGARVPMPAASYAFIAQLVWVLDGRLSLVEGAAAHVLTAGDTFELGMPQAREFVNDGTGECRYLVVVTRKATA
- a CDS encoding GNAT family N-acetyltransferase; its protein translation is MMLRFELDDLGRPEVRRLLEEHLADMYATSPPESIHALDLDGLRGPAIAFWSAWEGPELRGCGALKDLGDGDVELKSMRTAVAARGAGIGSAILRHLLAVAAERGHRRVLLETGSQEFFAPARRLYARHGFTPCEPFADYVHDPNSVFMELRLDAEAGPEVTACPL
- a CDS encoding Rieske 2Fe-2S domain-containing protein — its product is MSMPHRAVHRLENAEALDKVAEPVSSAVQRAIQPRIVRNLLSGTNTGHPLHPVLTDVVIGAWSMAGLLDVAGGPDAEPAAGLLTAAGVVAAVPTALTGLNDWADTLGAERRVGLVHAGANTVALALYAASLGARSRRAKALRFAGMAAMGISAYLGGHLTFTRGVNVNRTAWQQGPEEWTPVLAASELAEGEHRTADADGVQILLYRTATKLHAIAATCTHLGGPLGEGTVENGCVTCPWHGSTFRLDDGGIERGPASAPQPSYEARIQNGRIEVRVPPPGGQSDMADEGAHHRRTRRLLARTPAS
- a CDS encoding MerR family transcriptional regulator; its protein translation is MLIGELSRRTGVSSRLLRYYEEQGLLQAERASNGYRHYGDDAVLTVRKIRVLLDAGLSSGVIRQVLPCTRSENPDFDWCADIRDLLDNEIAALNARIEDLQRNQQALTGFLTPRTPAE
- a CDS encoding aminotransferase class IV family protein encodes the protein MTTFVVQRDGRAATADELAPLAFAGYAHFTAMQVRGGKVRGLDLHLKRLRSASMELFGRALPDERVRSFLRAAVEAGPADVSLTATMYSSPGEFTAGGERAEPEVLVRTGPPASGPAGPLRLATAEYDRFLPSVKHVGEVAKTHLMRRAVRDGFDDAAFVDRRGRLSEATIWNLAFWDGDAVVWPEAEMLVGTTMGIVRRQLDRLGVPQRVRQVTPADLPDLAGAVVMNSWTPGVAVHQIGETPVPEAPRFRDLLHQGYQAEPLNEF
- a CDS encoding hydrophobic protein gives rise to the protein MPWLMILVLLLALILFGVGFTLKILWVVAAIVLILWLLGFVLRSAGPSGKRGRWYRW
- a CDS encoding alpha/beta hydrolase domain-containing protein, whose amino-acid sequence is MRFSLRVPWRRAAAAATGAGLLAALLSASPPALAAAPGPVVTVPPPGAHGFPFLAAAEDLGSFGYTENEYFITGTATSYAKSGLWTSNGRWDVRASGQAPYKTRLLVRRPSDPAKFNGTVVVEWLNVSGQLELSPDYWFARDELLRKGYAWVGVSAQSVGVNGGLGEIRGLKGWDPARYGGLVHPGDAFSYDIFSQAGQALRSPDGPDPLGGLAVRTLLADGESQSAGLMTTYANAVQPVSRVYDGFMIHSNGAVGAPISGELSDTLWMPNPSRIRTDLTVPTFVVLTETDVPLAAAARQPDTDRVVHWELAGTSHGDQWAYDLGQPTLKKSAGSAVPEAGCAAGSAPFNDGPGHYSMNAALRGLDAWARGGARPAGGAPLDTVLRDPRTGLATGGVRLPDVTVPTRTLTGLRDTSGSSGVFCGLYGARDPWNGGADPWDRHDSGDPSDPSLPWTAEPVLSALYPTHADYVAKVRAAAQASVSAGHLLPEDAAAITAAAEGSGIGG
- the speB gene encoding agmatinase; its protein translation is MPGRYGSQYGPDITFLGVPRCTWSDPSTYEDADVVIIGAPFDGGTSHRPGTRFGPQYIRQSCYLPHDGSRPSLALRVDGLRGDLTVHDAGDVEMYSGDAERSVRSLQEVVYAVARTGTIPLVLGGDHTIAWPDAAGVAEHLGAGRVSMVHFDAHADTGDVNLGSLVGHGQPMRRLIESGAVRGDRFLQLGLRGYWPGPETLEWMAAQGMRSYEMSEIVARGLDECLTEAFATATDECDGVFLSVDIDVCDPGHAPGTGTPEPGGLTGRELLDAVRRVTYELPVAGVDVVEVSPPYDNADITSALANRVVLEALSGIARRRRDLRDGTEWDPRRPLLDGR
- a CDS encoding PRC-barrel domain-containing protein is translated as MFEIEDIRQWRGRDVIDPSGSKIGPLEAVYVDTLTDQPSFATVRVGLPTRQRLVFVPLAGCTLGPDHLRVAHDKKQVKGAPGIDTNGELFAEAEPELFAYYRLPYRAAPDERLLARR